One genomic segment of Gemmatimonadota bacterium includes these proteins:
- a CDS encoding SusC/RagA family TonB-linked outer membrane protein gives MSEPALAQSARITGIVRSADGNLAIVGADVEVSSTSFRRVSPTREDGRYTIQVEPGTYKVRAKRIGFAADSATVTVAAGESKTVDFTLRATAIQVTGVTVVGYGTQDVRDNTGSVKAVTSRDFNPGRVVSAEQLIQAKVPGVQVIDNNEPGGGISIRIRGGTSVNASNEPLFVVDGVPLNVGGGLSSGRNPLNFLNPADIKEVTVLKDASATAIYGSRGANGVVLVTTRSGSSSEPAFSYSSSYSSSQVIAQPDLLNAAQFRTAVTANAPANVGLLGTSNTNWLDRVLRSAGGAEHNFAVSGVRDDMRYRLSLGLLNQDGVLAGTNSRRVSASATYSDLLLRDRLELRANFKGTRNDDLYTPGGVLGGAIAMDPTQLPVNNGVYFQWANPLGANNPLADLAQQSDDGSTFRSVGNVEAKWFFTDLIDGLSATMRTGYDYATSSRTFFSPSTSQQDLESGRGGRIDRNLPRQVNTVFELFGNYNTKLSLLDSRIDATAGYTYEQQKGDYASFWAESLTTNLLGANGIPTAGRTQNNLSVDEAKLISFFARANYTIKEKYLLTASIRRDGSSRFGADNQWGVFPSFAAAWRILDEEWFPEAAFMSDLKLRFSWGVNGNQSFGNYLYVPTYTPGGAQATYQFGNTFVSTLRPSAVDPNIKWEQTTSTNLGVDFGFWNDRVTGTLDYYNKDTKDLIFSVPVAAGTTVGNFVTTNIGSMNNKGLELGLSAVVVDNRSSGGWRYEAGFAISTNKNEITSISADDTDQILTGGIAGGVGRTIQVLQPGSPLNAFYVYQHRKQPNGKPVTDANPDTAMYVDQNGDDIINQEDLRPFKSPAPRLIIGHTSQASWKSWEFSATARMYLGNHVYNNMASTLGHYSGLNGAAPTNRHASVLETGFINPQYQSDYYVEDASFLRLDNVSAAYTFRNLYGARSVRVFGTIQNVFTTSKYSGVDPLAGLNGIDNNLFPLSRTFTLGANFAF, from the coding sequence GTGAGCGAGCCGGCGCTCGCACAGTCAGCCCGGATCACGGGCATCGTCCGGTCCGCTGACGGCAATCTCGCGATCGTCGGGGCCGATGTGGAGGTCTCGAGCACGAGCTTCCGTCGTGTCTCGCCGACCCGCGAAGATGGCCGCTACACGATCCAGGTGGAGCCCGGCACGTACAAGGTGCGCGCCAAGCGCATCGGGTTCGCGGCCGACTCGGCGACGGTGACGGTCGCGGCGGGCGAGTCGAAGACGGTCGACTTCACGCTCCGCGCGACGGCGATCCAGGTGACCGGCGTGACGGTCGTCGGCTACGGCACGCAAGACGTGCGCGACAACACGGGCTCGGTGAAGGCCGTGACGTCGCGCGACTTCAACCCGGGCCGCGTGGTGAGCGCGGAACAGCTCATCCAGGCGAAGGTCCCGGGCGTGCAGGTCATCGACAACAACGAGCCGGGCGGCGGCATCTCCATCCGCATCCGCGGCGGCACGTCGGTGAATGCCTCCAACGAGCCGCTCTTCGTCGTCGACGGCGTGCCGCTCAACGTCGGCGGCGGCCTCTCCTCCGGCCGCAACCCGCTCAACTTCCTGAATCCGGCCGACATCAAGGAAGTGACCGTCCTCAAGGACGCGTCGGCCACGGCGATCTACGGGTCGCGCGGCGCCAACGGCGTGGTCCTGGTCACGACCCGGTCCGGTTCCTCCTCGGAACCGGCTTTTTCGTATTCGTCCAGCTATTCCTCGTCGCAGGTGATCGCGCAGCCGGACCTGCTGAACGCGGCGCAGTTCCGCACGGCGGTGACGGCGAACGCGCCGGCGAACGTCGGCCTCCTCGGCACGAGCAACACCAACTGGCTCGACCGCGTGCTGCGCTCGGCGGGCGGCGCGGAGCACAACTTCGCGGTGTCCGGTGTCCGCGACGACATGCGCTACCGCCTCTCGCTCGGCCTGCTCAACCAGGACGGCGTGCTGGCCGGCACGAACTCGCGCCGCGTCTCGGCGTCGGCGACGTACTCCGACCTGCTGCTGCGTGACCGGCTCGAGCTGCGCGCGAACTTCAAGGGCACGCGCAACGACGACCTCTACACCCCGGGCGGCGTGCTCGGCGGTGCGATCGCGATGGACCCGACGCAGCTGCCCGTCAACAACGGCGTCTACTTCCAGTGGGCGAACCCGCTCGGCGCGAACAACCCGCTCGCGGACCTCGCGCAGCAGTCGGATGACGGCTCGACCTTCCGCAGCGTCGGCAACGTCGAGGCCAAGTGGTTCTTCACCGACCTGATCGACGGCCTCTCGGCCACGATGCGCACGGGCTACGACTACGCGACCTCGAGCCGGACGTTCTTCTCGCCGAGCACCTCGCAGCAGGACCTCGAGAGCGGCCGCGGTGGTCGCATCGACCGCAACCTGCCCCGGCAGGTCAACACGGTGTTCGAGCTCTTCGGCAACTACAACACCAAGCTGTCGCTCCTCGACAGCCGCATCGACGCGACGGCGGGCTACACCTACGAGCAGCAGAAGGGTGACTACGCCTCGTTCTGGGCCGAGTCGCTCACGACGAACCTGCTCGGCGCCAACGGCATCCCGACGGCGGGCCGCACGCAGAACAACCTCTCGGTGGACGAGGCGAAGCTGATCTCGTTCTTCGCCCGCGCGAACTACACGATCAAGGAGAAGTACCTCCTCACCGCGTCGATCCGTCGCGACGGCTCGTCGCGGTTCGGTGCGGACAACCAGTGGGGCGTCTTCCCGTCGTTCGCGGCGGCCTGGCGCATCCTGGACGAGGAGTGGTTCCCCGAGGCGGCGTTCATGTCCGACCTCAAGCTCCGCTTCTCGTGGGGCGTGAACGGCAACCAGTCGTTCGGCAACTACCTCTACGTCCCGACGTACACCCCGGGCGGCGCGCAGGCGACCTACCAGTTCGGCAACACCTTCGTCTCGACGCTCCGTCCGAGCGCGGTGGACCCGAACATCAAGTGGGAGCAGACGACCTCGACGAACCTCGGCGTGGACTTCGGCTTCTGGAACGACCGCGTCACGGGCACGCTCGACTACTACAACAAGGACACGAAGGACCTGATCTTCTCGGTGCCGGTCGCGGCCGGCACGACGGTCGGCAACTTCGTGACGACGAACATCGGCTCGATGAACAACAAGGGCCTCGAACTCGGGCTCTCGGCCGTGGTCGTCGACAACCGCTCGAGCGGCGGCTGGCGCTACGAGGCCGGCTTCGCGATCTCGACGAACAAGAACGAGATCACCTCGATCTCGGCCGATGACACGGACCAGATCCTCACCGGCGGCATCGCCGGCGGCGTGGGTCGCACGATCCAGGTGCTGCAGCCGGGCTCGCCGCTGAACGCGTTCTACGTGTACCAGCACCGCAAGCAGCCCAACGGCAAGCCGGTGACCGATGCCAACCCGGACACCGCGATGTACGTCGACCAGAACGGCGACGACATCATCAATCAGGAGGACCTGCGGCCGTTCAAGAGCCCGGCGCCCCGCCTGATCATCGGCCACACGTCGCAGGCCAGCTGGAAGAGCTGGGAGTTCTCGGCGACGGCCCGCATGTACCTGGGCAACCACGTCTACAACAACATGGCCTCGACCCTCGGCCACTACTCGGGCCTGAACGGCGCCGCGCCGACCAACCGGCACGCGTCGGTCCTCGAGACCGGGTTCATCAACCCGCAGTACCAGTCGGACTACTACGTCGAGGACGCCTCGTTCCTCCGCCTCGACAACGTCTCGGCGGCCTACACCTTCCGGAACCTCTACGGCGCGCGCTCGGTTCGTGTCTTCGGGACCATCCAGAACGTGTTCACCACCAGCAAGTACTCGGGCGTCGACCCGCTCGCCGGCCTGAACGGCATCGACAACAACCTGTTCCCGCTCTCCCGCACGTTCACCCTTGGCGCGAACTTCGCCTTCTAA
- a CDS encoding alpha-amylase family protein: MRIPFLLVALSLAACGGGSDGGTGPGPVNPGPVTRPTLPQTYTATGHAAAGDVSVQLFEWAWADIARECELHLGPMGYRAALVSPPQEHIGGGAWWTRYQPVSYSLAQNRSGTRAQFIDMVARCRTAGVDIYVDAVINHMTAGNGTGTNGTVYTKYNYPGLYDAGDFHLPCGISDWTNAAQVQDCELVGLSDLSTGSAKVQNAIVAYLADLVDIGVRGFRIDAAKHIQPVQLDSIVTKLNRAVIASGDPVPYFFLEVIDMGDAGVKATDYYGLGFHGGSGSDLSEFKYRGIRDKFMNSGGQQVADLMTFSEVNWSLMPSNKALVFLENHDTQRSGGVTWDSWQRQRLAYVFMLAEPYGYPMVMSSYAFDQASGASRDAGPPAGNGTAAGQSCSADIPNTPDGQWVCEHRDPLLGAMIRFRAATAGQARQANATLNANFIAFSRGTTGFVAINNGASVTTGTVTTSLAAGTYCDLLTGGKVGGACAGTTVTIDAGGVASLSIPAFTAVVLLTADKL; this comes from the coding sequence GTGCGCATCCCGTTCCTGCTGGTCGCCCTGTCCCTCGCCGCCTGCGGCGGCGGCTCCGACGGCGGCACAGGCCCCGGCCCGGTCAATCCAGGCCCCGTCACCCGACCGACCCTCCCGCAGACCTACACCGCCACGGGGCACGCCGCGGCCGGTGACGTCTCGGTCCAGCTCTTCGAGTGGGCCTGGGCCGACATCGCGCGCGAATGCGAGCTGCACCTCGGCCCCATGGGCTATCGGGCCGCGCTCGTCTCGCCGCCGCAGGAGCACATCGGCGGCGGTGCCTGGTGGACGCGCTACCAGCCGGTGAGCTACTCCCTCGCGCAGAACCGGTCGGGGACGCGCGCGCAGTTCATCGACATGGTCGCGCGCTGTCGCACCGCGGGCGTCGACATCTACGTCGATGCGGTGATCAACCACATGACCGCCGGCAACGGCACCGGCACCAACGGGACCGTCTACACCAAGTACAACTATCCCGGGCTCTACGACGCCGGCGACTTCCACCTGCCGTGCGGCATCTCCGACTGGACCAACGCGGCGCAGGTGCAGGATTGCGAACTCGTGGGGCTCTCCGACCTCTCCACCGGGAGCGCGAAGGTGCAGAACGCGATCGTGGCGTACCTCGCCGACCTCGTGGACATCGGCGTGCGCGGCTTCCGCATCGACGCGGCGAAGCACATCCAGCCGGTCCAGCTCGACAGCATCGTCACCAAGCTCAATCGGGCCGTCATCGCCAGCGGCGATCCGGTGCCGTACTTCTTCCTCGAGGTCATCGACATGGGTGACGCCGGGGTGAAGGCGACCGACTACTACGGCCTCGGCTTCCACGGCGGGAGCGGCTCCGATCTCTCCGAGTTCAAGTATCGCGGCATCCGCGACAAGTTCATGAACAGTGGCGGCCAGCAGGTGGCGGACCTCATGACCTTCAGCGAGGTCAACTGGTCGCTCATGCCGAGCAACAAGGCGCTCGTCTTCCTCGAGAACCACGACACGCAGCGCAGCGGCGGTGTCACCTGGGACTCGTGGCAGCGGCAGCGCCTCGCCTACGTCTTCATGCTCGCCGAGCCGTACGGGTATCCGATGGTGATGTCGTCGTACGCGTTCGACCAGGCGTCCGGCGCGAGCCGCGACGCCGGCCCGCCCGCCGGCAACGGCACCGCCGCCGGCCAGAGCTGCTCGGCGGACATCCCGAACACGCCGGACGGGCAGTGGGTCTGCGAGCACCGCGACCCGCTCCTCGGCGCGATGATCCGCTTCCGCGCGGCGACGGCGGGGCAGGCGCGGCAGGCGAACGCCACCCTGAACGCGAACTTCATCGCCTTCTCGCGCGGCACCACCGGGTTCGTCGCGATCAACAACGGCGCCTCCGTCACGACCGGCACGGTCACGACCTCGCTCGCCGCCGGGACGTATTGCGACCTCCTCACGGGCGGGAAGGTGGGTGGCGCGTGCGCCGGCACGACCGTCACCATCGATGCCGGTGGCGTCGCGAGCCTCTCCATCCCCGCCTTCACCGCGGTGGTGCTCCTCACGGCCGACAAGCTCTGA
- a CDS encoding amidohydrolase family protein: MKPAVALLGLLLPALAAAQPGMGQGGTRIEPGQECPANMTEIRPRLCQAPTLPTPSILDYRPRNTLVAAEHLVPRAKYPAIDYHGHPTGQQLGSTEGLNGLADDLDRIGVRVIVAANNVRGEGLTRQAGLAAATPRMRDRIRFLTGIDFTGAGSPGWAERAIAALEADAKAGAVGIGEIGKGFGLSNKKADGTRLAIDDPILDPVWAAAARLKLPVFIHTADPAEFWQPIDNKNERWLELALFPGRRYDPAVNPTFEALNQERDRMVKRNPRTTFVLAHMSWYANDLPRLSRMMDEMPNTLVEVGAVLYDIGRQPRAMHDFFVKYQDRILFGKDSFQPEEYPYYWRVFETRDDYFEYYRDYHASWKLYGIDLPDEVLKKVYYRNALRITPGIPQDGWPR, from the coding sequence ATGAAGCCTGCCGTCGCCCTGCTCGGACTGCTCCTCCCCGCCCTCGCGGCCGCCCAGCCCGGCATGGGCCAGGGGGGGACCCGCATCGAGCCCGGACAGGAATGCCCGGCGAACATGACGGAGATCCGCCCCCGCCTCTGCCAGGCGCCCACCCTCCCGACCCCGTCGATCCTCGACTATCGGCCGCGGAACACCCTCGTGGCGGCGGAACACCTCGTCCCCCGCGCGAAATACCCCGCCATCGACTACCACGGTCACCCGACCGGCCAGCAGCTCGGTTCGACCGAGGGCTTGAACGGCCTCGCCGACGACCTCGACCGGATCGGCGTCCGGGTGATCGTCGCAGCGAACAATGTCCGGGGGGAGGGGCTCACCCGGCAGGCGGGGCTGGCGGCCGCCACCCCCCGCATGCGCGACCGCATCCGGTTCCTCACCGGCATCGACTTCACCGGGGCGGGCTCCCCCGGCTGGGCCGAGCGGGCCATCGCCGCCCTCGAGGCGGACGCCAAGGCCGGCGCCGTCGGCATCGGCGAGATCGGCAAGGGATTCGGGCTCTCCAACAAGAAGGCCGACGGCACCCGCCTCGCCATCGACGACCCCATCCTCGATCCCGTCTGGGCCGCCGCCGCCCGCCTCAAGCTGCCCGTCTTCATCCACACGGCCGACCCGGCCGAGTTCTGGCAGCCGATCGACAACAAGAACGAGCGCTGGCTCGAACTCGCCCTCTTCCCCGGGCGGCGCTACGACCCGGCGGTCAATCCGACCTTCGAGGCGCTCAATCAGGAGCGCGACCGGATGGTCAAGCGCAACCCGCGCACGACCTTCGTGCTGGCGCACATGAGCTGGTACGCGAACGACCTGCCGCGCCTCTCTCGCATGATGGACGAGATGCCGAACACCCTCGTCGAGGTCGGCGCCGTGCTTTACGACATCGGCCGCCAGCCGCGCGCGATGCACGACTTCTTCGTGAAGTACCAGGACCGCATCCTCTTCGGGAAGGACTCCTTCCAGCCCGAGGAGTACCCGTACTACTGGCGCGTCTTCGAGACCCGCGACGACTACTTCGAGTACTACCGCGACTATCACGCGAGCTGGAAGCTCTACGGGATCGACCTGCCGGACGAAGTCCTCAAGAAGGTGTACTATCGTAACGCGCTCCGGATCACCCCGGGGATCCCGCAGGACGGGTGGCCGCGGTAG
- a CDS encoding RagB/SusD family nutrient uptake outer membrane protein, which produces MNRTFRTILVASAALLVSTACTDPTVAPKSTINSETVFSEPSAYRSLLAKVYAGLAVTGQQGCCGSPDISGIDEGFSQYWRLYWQMQTLPTDDAIIAWGDQALSELNTQGWSSSNGFLNAMYYRIYFQVAMANVLLRETSNAKLDQRGVAGQLRTDIAGYRAEARFLRALSYYHAMDLFGAVPLVDENTTVSEPPAQATRAEIYQFVVDELTAIRNQLPAIGAAEYGRVDQGSVSMLLAKTYMNAGVYTGATRYTEAMTEVQAIIASNAYSLDPNYRRMFAPDNHLSPELIFAIPQDGARMRNYGGTTFLAHANVGGPLNNANFGLNGGWWGLRMRPETRAKFPAIGAGAADGRAEFWANMNQANITDMFNFEQGTAAPKYSNRTTGGVNGQDQEFVDTDVPMWRLGDVYLMYAELQLRGGGGTAGQALTYVNDLRQRAYGNATGNITAPELTLAFVLDERARELYMEGHRRQDMIRFGVFTGAGTVWTFKGGAAAGAGTQAFRDLYPLPASELIANKKLTQNTGY; this is translated from the coding sequence ATGAACAGGACTTTCCGTACGATCCTGGTCGCCAGCGCCGCGCTCCTCGTGAGCACGGCCTGCACCGACCCGACGGTGGCGCCGAAGTCGACGATCAACTCGGAGACGGTGTTCTCCGAGCCCTCGGCGTACCGGTCGCTGCTGGCGAAGGTCTATGCCGGCCTCGCCGTCACCGGCCAGCAGGGCTGCTGCGGCTCGCCGGACATCTCCGGCATCGACGAAGGCTTCTCGCAGTACTGGCGTCTCTACTGGCAGATGCAGACGCTGCCGACCGACGACGCGATCATCGCCTGGGGCGACCAAGCGCTGAGCGAGCTCAACACGCAGGGGTGGTCGTCGTCCAACGGCTTCCTCAACGCCATGTACTACCGGATCTACTTCCAGGTGGCGATGGCGAACGTGCTGCTCCGCGAGACGTCGAACGCGAAGCTCGACCAGCGCGGCGTGGCCGGCCAGCTCCGCACCGACATCGCCGGGTACCGGGCCGAGGCGCGCTTCCTGCGCGCGCTCAGCTACTACCATGCGATGGACCTCTTCGGCGCGGTGCCGCTCGTCGACGAGAACACGACGGTCTCCGAGCCGCCCGCCCAGGCGACGCGCGCCGAGATCTACCAGTTCGTGGTGGATGAGCTCACGGCGATCCGCAACCAACTCCCCGCGATCGGTGCGGCCGAGTACGGCCGCGTCGACCAGGGCTCGGTGTCGATGTTGCTCGCCAAGACCTACATGAACGCCGGCGTGTACACGGGCGCCACCCGCTACACCGAGGCGATGACCGAGGTGCAGGCGATCATCGCGTCGAACGCCTACTCGCTCGACCCGAACTACCGCCGCATGTTCGCGCCGGACAATCACCTCTCGCCGGAGCTCATCTTCGCGATCCCGCAGGACGGGGCGCGGATGCGCAACTACGGCGGCACCACCTTCCTCGCCCACGCGAACGTCGGTGGCCCGCTCAACAACGCGAACTTCGGCCTGAACGGCGGCTGGTGGGGCCTCCGCATGCGTCCCGAGACGCGCGCGAAGTTCCCGGCGATCGGTGCCGGTGCGGCCGACGGTCGTGCCGAGTTCTGGGCGAACATGAACCAGGCGAACATCACCGACATGTTCAACTTCGAGCAGGGCACCGCGGCGCCGAAGTACTCCAACCGCACCACCGGCGGCGTCAACGGGCAGGACCAGGAGTTCGTCGACACGGACGTGCCGATGTGGCGTCTGGGTGACGTGTACCTCATGTACGCCGAGCTCCAGCTGCGTGGCGGCGGCGGCACGGCCGGCCAGGCGCTCACCTACGTGAACGACCTGCGTCAGCGTGCGTACGGCAACGCGACCGGCAACATCACGGCCCCCGAGCTCACGCTCGCCTTCGTCCTCGACGAGCGCGCCCGCGAGCTGTACATGGAAGGCCATCGCCGTCAGGACATGATCCGCTTCGGCGTCTTCACCGGCGCGGGCACCGTCTGGACGTTCAAGGGCGGCGCGGCCGCGGGCGCCGGCACGCAGGCGTTCCGTGACCTCTATCCGCTCCCGGCGAGCGAGCTCATCGCCAACAAGAAGCTGACCCAGAACACCGGGTACTGA